A window of the Diceros bicornis minor isolate mBicDic1 chromosome 12, mDicBic1.mat.cur, whole genome shotgun sequence genome harbors these coding sequences:
- the CAPG gene encoding macrophage-capping protein isoform X1, with amino-acid sequence MYTPIPKSGSPFPASVQAPGLHVWRVEKLKPVPVAREDQGIFFSGDSYLVLHNGPEELSHLHLWIGQQSSRDEQGACAMLAVHLNTLLGERPVQHREVQGNESDLFMSYFPRGLKYQEGGVESAFHKTCPGTTPAAIKKLYQVKGKKNIRATERALSWDSFNTGDCFILDLGQNIFAWCGGKSNILERNKARALALAIRDSERQGKAQVEIVTDGEEPAEMIQVLGPKPTLKEGNPEEDLTADQTNAQAAALYKVSDATGQMHLTKVADSSPFALELLLSDDCFVLDNGLCGKIYIWKGRKANEKERQAALQVAEDFISRMQYSPNTQVEILPQGRESPIFKQFFKNWK; translated from the exons ATGTACACACCCATCCCCAAAAG CGGCTCCCCGTTCCCAGCCTCGGTGCAGGCTCCTGGCCTGCACGTGTGGCGGGTGGAGAAGCTGAAGCCAGTGCCGGTAGCACGTGAGGACCAAGGCATCTTCTTCTCGGGCGACTCGTACCTAGTGCTGCACAATGGCCCAGAGGAGCTCTCCCACCTGCACCTGTGGATAG GCCAGCAGTCATCCCGAGATGAGCAGGGGGCCTGCGCCATGCTGGCCGTGCACCTCAACACCCTGCTTGGGGAGCGGCCTGTGCAGCACCGAGAGGTGCAGGGCAATGAGTCCGACCTCTTCATGAGCTACTTCCCACGTGGCCTCAAGTACCAG GAAGGCGGAGTGGAGTCAGCATTTCATAAGACCTGCCCAGGGACCACCCCAGCTGCCATCAAGAAACTCTACCaagtgaaggggaagaagaacaTCCGTGCCACCGAGCGGGCGCTGAGCTGGGACAGCTTCAACACTGGGGACTGCTTCATCCTGGACCTGGGCCAG AACATCTTTGCCTGGTGTGGGGGAAAGTCCAACATCCTGGAGCGCAACAAGGCGcgggccctggccctggccatCCGGGACAGTGAGCGGCAGGGCAAGGCCCAGGTGGAGATCGTCACTGATGGGGAGGAGCCTGCTGAGATGATCCAG GTCCTGGGCCCCAAGCCTACTCTGAAGGAGGGCAACCCCGAGGAAGACCTCACAGCTGACCAGACAAATGCCCAGGCTGCGGCTCTGTATAAG GTCTCTGATGCCACTGGACAGATGCACCTGACCAAGGTGGCTGACTCCAGCCCTTTTGCCCTGGAGCTGCTGCTCTCTGACGACTGCTTCGTGCTGGACAACGGACTCTGTGGCAAGATCTACATCTGGAAGG GGCGAAAAGCTAATGAGAAGGAGCGGCAGGCGGCCCTCCAGGTGGCTGAGGACTTCATCTCCCGCATGCAGTACTCCCCAAACACTCAG GTGGAGATTCTGCCCCAGGGCCGTGAGAGTCCCATCTTCAAGCAATTCTTCAAGAACTGGAAATGA
- the CAPG gene encoding macrophage-capping protein isoform X2, whose product MYTPIPKSGSPFPASVQAPGLHVWRVEKLKPVPVAREDQGIFFSGDSYLVLHNGPEELSHLHLWIGQQSSRDEQGACAMLAVHLNTLLGERPVQHREVQGNESDLFMSYFPRGLKYQEGGVESAFHKTCPGTTPAAIKKLYQVKGKKNIRATERALSWDSFNTGDCFILDLGQVLGPKPTLKEGNPEEDLTADQTNAQAAALYKVSDATGQMHLTKVADSSPFALELLLSDDCFVLDNGLCGKIYIWKGRKANEKERQAALQVAEDFISRMQYSPNTQVEILPQGRESPIFKQFFKNWK is encoded by the exons ATGTACACACCCATCCCCAAAAG CGGCTCCCCGTTCCCAGCCTCGGTGCAGGCTCCTGGCCTGCACGTGTGGCGGGTGGAGAAGCTGAAGCCAGTGCCGGTAGCACGTGAGGACCAAGGCATCTTCTTCTCGGGCGACTCGTACCTAGTGCTGCACAATGGCCCAGAGGAGCTCTCCCACCTGCACCTGTGGATAG GCCAGCAGTCATCCCGAGATGAGCAGGGGGCCTGCGCCATGCTGGCCGTGCACCTCAACACCCTGCTTGGGGAGCGGCCTGTGCAGCACCGAGAGGTGCAGGGCAATGAGTCCGACCTCTTCATGAGCTACTTCCCACGTGGCCTCAAGTACCAG GAAGGCGGAGTGGAGTCAGCATTTCATAAGACCTGCCCAGGGACCACCCCAGCTGCCATCAAGAAACTCTACCaagtgaaggggaagaagaacaTCCGTGCCACCGAGCGGGCGCTGAGCTGGGACAGCTTCAACACTGGGGACTGCTTCATCCTGGACCTGGGCCAG GTCCTGGGCCCCAAGCCTACTCTGAAGGAGGGCAACCCCGAGGAAGACCTCACAGCTGACCAGACAAATGCCCAGGCTGCGGCTCTGTATAAG GTCTCTGATGCCACTGGACAGATGCACCTGACCAAGGTGGCTGACTCCAGCCCTTTTGCCCTGGAGCTGCTGCTCTCTGACGACTGCTTCGTGCTGGACAACGGACTCTGTGGCAAGATCTACATCTGGAAGG GGCGAAAAGCTAATGAGAAGGAGCGGCAGGCGGCCCTCCAGGTGGCTGAGGACTTCATCTCCCGCATGCAGTACTCCCCAAACACTCAG GTGGAGATTCTGCCCCAGGGCCGTGAGAGTCCCATCTTCAAGCAATTCTTCAAGAACTGGAAATGA